The following coding sequences are from one Prochlorococcus marinus CUG1438 window:
- the pdhA gene encoding pyruvate dehydrogenase (acetyl-transferring) E1 component subunit alpha has protein sequence METHVERISNLQDTKKADLDRETGLFLYEDMILGRRFEDKCAEMYYRGKMFGFVHLYNGQEAISTGVIGAMKKKHDWFCSTYRDHVHALSAGVPSFEVMSELFGKATGCSKGRGGSMHLFSREHHLLGGYAFIGEGIPVALGSAFSSKYKREVAGNNSSDAVTAAFFGDGTCNNGQFFECLNMAQLWKLPIIFVVENNKWAIGMAHDRATSNPEIWRKASAFGMHGEEVDGMDVLAVRGAAQRAIERARAGEGPTLLECLTYRYRGHSLADPDELRSEKEKEFWGKRDPIKKLAQEIIDGKFATQEELKNIEKKIDSEISESVKNALEAPEPPSDELTKYIWAED, from the coding sequence TTGGAAACACACGTAGAGAGAATTTCAAATCTTCAAGATACAAAAAAAGCGGATTTAGATCGAGAAACCGGTTTATTTCTTTATGAAGATATGATACTTGGACGCAGATTTGAAGATAAGTGTGCAGAGATGTATTACAGAGGGAAAATGTTTGGTTTCGTTCATTTATATAACGGTCAAGAAGCAATTAGCACAGGTGTAATTGGCGCAATGAAAAAAAAACACGATTGGTTTTGTAGTACCTACCGCGATCATGTCCACGCACTTAGTGCAGGTGTTCCCTCTTTTGAAGTGATGAGTGAGCTTTTCGGTAAAGCAACAGGTTGTAGTAAAGGTCGAGGCGGATCTATGCACTTATTTTCAAGAGAGCATCACTTATTAGGAGGTTATGCCTTTATTGGAGAAGGTATTCCAGTGGCTTTAGGATCGGCCTTCTCAAGTAAATACAAAAGGGAAGTTGCTGGCAATAATAGTAGTGACGCTGTAACTGCAGCATTCTTTGGAGATGGGACATGCAATAACGGACAGTTTTTTGAATGTTTAAATATGGCCCAATTATGGAAATTACCAATAATTTTTGTTGTTGAAAATAATAAATGGGCTATTGGTATGGCGCATGATAGAGCGACTAGCAATCCTGAAATCTGGAGAAAAGCCTCCGCTTTCGGAATGCATGGTGAAGAAGTTGATGGGATGGATGTATTAGCAGTTAGAGGTGCGGCTCAAAGAGCAATTGAACGTGCAAGAGCAGGCGAGGGGCCGACTCTTCTAGAATGTTTAACATATCGATATAGAGGCCATTCTCTTGCAGATCCTGATGAATTAAGGTCTGAGAAGGAGAAGGAATTTTGGGGGAAAAGAGATCCTATTAAGAAATTAGCTCAAGAAATTATTGATGGTAAATTTGCAACGCAAGAAGAATTAAAAAATATTGAAAAGAAAATAGATTCGGAGATATCAGAATCCGTTAAAAATGCTCTAGAAGCACCTGAACCTCCCTCTGACGAGTTAACAAAATATATATGGGCGGAAGATTAG
- a CDS encoding US12 family protein produces MPASSNFNQAIREAQNSSIIGPNVVQKALPYVGGGMVLTSLGVLAGVSLIATNPGLFQPLSILALIAEFILFFIATSAANNANNTKALPLLTGFSLLTGFTLSGIVALAIGTIGIGSVGTAALATGITFVIASYTGQRMSDSVGQALSGVVGLGLIGLLIAMFVQLIGGFFAPGVFGGSGLELIIAGFGTVLFVAMSFVDFYIMPRRYNDDQYLAGALGMYLTYINLFVFILRLMIALQGGGRRD; encoded by the coding sequence ATGCCAGCAAGTAGTAATTTCAATCAAGCTATTCGTGAAGCACAAAATAGCTCAATTATTGGGCCTAACGTTGTTCAAAAAGCTTTACCTTACGTTGGTGGAGGTATGGTTCTAACTTCTTTGGGTGTTCTAGCGGGTGTCTCACTCATAGCAACAAATCCTGGGCTTTTCCAACCTCTTTCAATTCTTGCTTTAATTGCGGAATTTATTTTGTTTTTTATTGCCACAAGCGCTGCAAATAATGCAAATAATACAAAAGCCTTACCTTTACTAACAGGATTTAGTTTATTAACAGGATTCACCTTAAGTGGAATAGTTGCTTTAGCAATAGGAACAATTGGGATTGGTTCTGTCGGAACAGCCGCCTTGGCTACAGGTATAACTTTTGTTATTGCCTCTTATACAGGCCAAAGGATGAGTGATAGCGTCGGCCAAGCACTTAGTGGGGTAGTTGGACTTGGGTTAATAGGACTTCTCATAGCAATGTTTGTTCAATTAATTGGTGGATTCTTCGCTCCTGGAGTTTTCGGAGGTTCAGGGCTTGAATTGATAATTGCAGGATTTGGTACTGTTTTGTTTGTTGCAATGTCTTTTGTAGATTTCTACATAATGCCTAGAAGATACAATGATGATCAATACCTGGCAGGAGCTTTAGGTATGTATCTAACTTATATAAATCTTTTCGTTTTTATATTAAGATTAATGATTGCCCTTCAAGGCGGTGGAAGAAGAGATTAA
- a CDS encoding PhoH family protein has translation MKEVSKTGHFTIDLPSSDAATALSGPGNSFLKKFESLTGVSLTIRGLQLEMNGVISKIERASALVELTRPIWEQGLEVPEVDLKAALSSLNIGESSSHAELAKKVLARSKEGRYLRPRTIKQKEYVESIENFDLTFAIGPAGTGKTFLATVCAARLLNEKKIEKIILTRPAVEAGESLGFLPGDLQQKVDPYLRPLFDSLHSIFGFDRTNSLIDKGTIEVAPLAFMRGRTLDKSLVILDEAQNTTCSQMRMFLTRLGERSKMVVNGDITQIDLKKDQESGLIEAARIFTETEGIKFCYLTVEDVVRHPLVQKIIEAYK, from the coding sequence ATGAAGGAAGTTTCCAAAACTGGTCACTTCACAATAGATTTGCCAAGCTCTGATGCTGCTACAGCATTATCAGGACCTGGAAATTCCTTTTTAAAAAAGTTTGAGTCTTTAACGGGAGTCTCTTTAACTATAAGAGGCTTACAACTTGAGATGAACGGTGTCATATCTAAGATTGAGAGAGCGTCAGCATTAGTCGAGCTGACAAGACCAATATGGGAACAAGGTTTAGAAGTTCCTGAGGTAGATCTTAAAGCGGCTTTAAGTTCTTTAAATATAGGAGAGTCATCTTCACATGCTGAACTTGCCAAAAAAGTTCTTGCGCGTTCCAAAGAAGGGAGATATTTAAGACCAAGAACTATCAAGCAAAAAGAATATGTTGAATCAATTGAGAACTTTGATCTTACTTTTGCAATTGGTCCGGCTGGAACTGGTAAAACATTTTTAGCAACTGTTTGCGCAGCAAGACTATTGAACGAGAAAAAAATTGAAAAAATCATTCTAACCAGACCAGCTGTAGAAGCAGGAGAAAGTTTAGGATTTCTGCCTGGCGATCTGCAACAAAAAGTAGATCCATATTTAAGACCCTTGTTTGATTCTTTACATAGTATTTTTGGATTTGATAGAACAAATTCCTTAATTGATAAAGGAACTATTGAAGTGGCTCCTTTAGCATTCATGAGAGGCAGAACCTTAGATAAATCCTTAGTTATCTTAGATGAAGCGCAGAACACAACTTGTTCTCAAATGAGAATGTTTTTAACAAGATTAGGTGAAAGATCGAAAATGGTTGTAAATGGAGACATAACTCAAATCGATTTAAAAAAAGATCAGGAAAGTGGCCTTATCGAAGCCGCAAGGATATTCACTGAAACTGAAGGTATAAAATTTTGTTATTTGACTGTTGAAGATGTAGTACGTCATCCTTTAGTTCAGAAAATTATTGAGGCTTATAAATAA
- the rpsP gene encoding 30S ribosomal protein S16, whose product MIKLRLKRFGKKKEASFRIVACNSTSRRDGRPLQELGFYNPRTKETRLDTEALRTRLTQGAQPTNVVRTLLEKGGLLEKVERPSIAIGKAKLEKEKLAKAKTKDEEGDSSKAESESNQAES is encoded by the coding sequence ATGATTAAATTGCGCCTTAAGCGCTTTGGTAAGAAAAAAGAGGCAAGTTTCAGAATTGTTGCATGCAATAGTACTTCCAGAAGAGATGGTAGACCTCTACAGGAATTAGGTTTTTATAACCCAAGAACTAAAGAAACTAGACTTGACACGGAGGCCTTAAGAACAAGACTTACACAAGGTGCTCAGCCAACTAATGTTGTTAGAACCTTACTAGAGAAAGGAGGATTATTGGAAAAAGTAGAGAGACCTTCTATTGCTATAGGTAAGGCAAAGTTAGAAAAGGAAAAATTAGCAAAGGCTAAAACTAAAGACGAAGAAGGTGATAGTAGTAAAGCTGAAAGCGAAAGTAATCAAGCAGAAAGCTAG
- the ffh gene encoding signal recognition particle protein: protein MFDELSSRFEDAVKGLRGEAKISENNINSALKEVKRALLDADVSLSVVKDFISDVKDKAVGEEVVRGVNPGQKFIEVVNKELINIMGNENSPLEENENSPTVILMAGLQGAGKTTATGKLGLHLKEKDKKVLLVAADIYRPAAVDQLKTLGSQYDLEVFSAEGKNCKPEEIAKDALNYASENNFDSIIIDTAGRLQIDESMMSEMVRIKEVSNPDEVLLVVDSMIGQEAADLTKSFHEKVGISGAILTKLDGDSRGGAALSIRKISGKPIKFIGVGEKIEALQPFHPERMASRILGMGDVLTLVEKAQKEVELADAEAMQKKLQEATFDFNDFVKQMRLIKRMGSLGGLIKLIPGMNKIDDGMIKNGEDQLKKIESMISSMTLEEKQKPEVLAAQPSRRQRIAKGSGYEAKDVDKVLADFQRMRGFMKQMANGGMPGMGGMPGMGGMGGMPGMGGMPGMGGMGGMPGMGGMGGMPGMGGMPGMGGMGSNKPMKKQKTNKKKKGFADL, encoded by the coding sequence ATGTTTGATGAACTATCATCACGCTTTGAAGACGCAGTAAAAGGTTTAAGAGGCGAAGCAAAGATTAGTGAAAACAATATCAATAGTGCCTTGAAAGAGGTGAAAAGAGCATTACTCGATGCGGATGTTAGTTTATCAGTAGTAAAAGATTTTATTTCAGATGTTAAAGATAAAGCTGTCGGTGAAGAGGTAGTAAGGGGTGTAAACCCAGGTCAAAAATTTATAGAAGTTGTAAATAAAGAGTTGATTAATATTATGGGGAATGAAAATTCTCCATTAGAAGAAAATGAAAATAGTCCTACCGTTATTTTAATGGCTGGACTTCAGGGAGCTGGTAAAACAACTGCAACAGGAAAATTAGGTCTTCACCTGAAGGAAAAAGATAAAAAAGTTCTTTTGGTTGCAGCAGATATTTATAGACCAGCAGCTGTTGATCAACTTAAAACACTAGGAAGTCAATACGACTTAGAAGTTTTTTCGGCCGAAGGAAAAAATTGTAAACCAGAAGAGATAGCAAAGGATGCACTGAATTATGCGAGTGAAAATAATTTTGATTCGATCATTATTGATACTGCAGGAAGATTGCAAATTGATGAATCAATGATGAGTGAAATGGTTCGAATAAAAGAAGTTTCTAATCCTGATGAGGTTTTGCTTGTTGTTGATTCAATGATTGGGCAAGAAGCTGCTGACTTGACAAAATCATTTCATGAAAAAGTAGGAATCTCTGGAGCGATACTAACCAAGTTGGATGGAGATTCAAGAGGAGGTGCCGCTTTATCAATAAGAAAAATAAGTGGCAAACCAATAAAATTTATTGGAGTAGGAGAAAAAATAGAGGCATTGCAACCATTCCATCCAGAGAGAATGGCTAGCAGAATCTTAGGTATGGGTGATGTATTGACACTTGTTGAAAAAGCCCAAAAAGAAGTAGAGCTTGCTGATGCAGAAGCAATGCAAAAGAAACTTCAAGAAGCAACATTTGATTTTAATGATTTTGTTAAGCAAATGAGATTAATTAAAAGGATGGGATCGCTTGGAGGGTTGATAAAACTAATTCCTGGAATGAATAAAATTGATGATGGGATGATTAAAAATGGAGAAGATCAACTAAAGAAAATAGAATCAATGATCTCTTCAATGACTCTCGAAGAGAAACAAAAACCAGAGGTTCTCGCAGCTCAGCCTTCAAGAAGACAAAGAATCGCTAAGGGGAGTGGCTATGAAGCAAAAGATGTTGATAAAGTGTTAGCTGATTTTCAAAGAATGAGAGGTTTCATGAAACAAATGGCAAATGGAGGAATGCCAGGAATGGGAGGAATGCCAGGAATGGGAGGAATGGGAGGAATGCCAGGAATGGGAGGAATGCCAGGAATGGGAGGAATGGGAGGAATGCCAGGAATGGGAGGAATGGGAGGAATGCCAGGAATGGGAGGAATGCCAGGAATGGGAGGAATGGGTAGTAATAAACCTATGAAGAAACAAAAAACTAATAAAAAGAAAAAAGGTTTTGCGGATTTATAG
- a CDS encoding ARC6/PARC6 family protein translates to MELPLDHFRLIGVSPSASSEEILRAFQLRLDKTPDEGFTYEVLTQRSELLRLTADLLTDPESRRKYENMLLNGASGLEFPSNREVAGLILLWESGSSKEAFKIARKALQPPQTPALGSSREADLTLLAALTARDSAIQEQQLRSYSNAADFLHEGIQLLQRMGKLVEMRKSLEEDLVSLLPYRILDLLSRDLSDKESHKKGLSMLENLIIKRGGLEGSNKSEYGNYLNQQEFEVFFQQIKPYLTVQEQIDLFLELQKRGSFEAGFLAFLSLIAIGFSRRKPEKLFEARKILKKINLPGLDSMPLNGCLDLLLADIDQAYARFLSSTDENLQNWLNDYRGDKLEAICVFCKNWLENDVLVGYRDIDVKEVNLDSWFEDREIQEFIEKLEKKSNKISINSRLYNQNNSINESYQNSEGIKSSKRKGYEDENSLPWPGGIKVQDETQITQENIFEEKALKTKSLDFYSYLIEKIAEFKFSIGEFLENKGIFKSPYFTYFYAFLILFGVGIGIGLLRNSLNKSNQDNTTIVKPSKIANKDKELIKENIVQENKKIASNQSNQTESISSGKVENMSLQVIAITKASPSIEEIKYLIDTWLSNKSNYMAGKKEINLSKIVKDGLIKRTIDERQKDIQKGLYKEISSRIDKIVLKSQTSSRIVAEAELEYKEKILKNSGELVNETIINPLKVKYILGFSNKSWKLADFVSGL, encoded by the coding sequence TTGGAACTTCCCTTAGATCATTTTCGTTTAATTGGCGTAAGCCCCTCTGCATCATCTGAGGAAATATTAAGAGCTTTTCAATTACGTTTAGATAAAACCCCTGATGAAGGGTTTACTTATGAAGTTTTAACCCAAAGATCAGAATTGCTTCGCTTAACTGCTGATTTGCTTACAGACCCAGAAAGCAGAAGAAAATACGAAAATATGCTTCTTAATGGAGCCTCAGGATTGGAGTTTCCTTCAAATAGAGAAGTGGCAGGATTGATTCTTCTTTGGGAATCAGGTTCCTCAAAAGAAGCTTTTAAAATTGCAAGAAAAGCCTTGCAGCCCCCACAAACCCCAGCTTTAGGAAGTAGTAGAGAAGCTGATTTAACTTTATTGGCTGCTTTAACTGCAAGAGACTCTGCAATTCAAGAACAACAACTTAGATCCTATTCAAATGCGGCAGACTTTTTACATGAGGGTATACAACTTCTGCAAAGAATGGGAAAGCTTGTTGAAATGAGGAAAAGTCTTGAGGAAGACTTGGTTTCTCTGCTCCCTTACAGAATCCTAGACTTACTTAGTCGGGATTTAAGTGATAAGGAGTCTCATAAAAAAGGTTTAAGTATGTTGGAAAATTTAATAATTAAGAGAGGTGGTTTGGAAGGTAGTAATAAATCTGAATATGGAAATTATCTAAATCAGCAAGAATTTGAAGTTTTTTTTCAACAAATTAAGCCATATTTAACTGTTCAAGAACAGATAGATCTGTTTCTTGAATTACAAAAAAGAGGATCATTTGAAGCCGGATTTTTAGCTTTTCTATCCTTGATAGCAATTGGTTTTTCTAGAAGAAAGCCAGAAAAATTATTTGAAGCAAGAAAAATTTTAAAAAAAATCAATTTACCAGGGCTTGATTCAATGCCTTTAAATGGTTGTTTAGATTTGTTATTAGCTGATATTGATCAAGCCTATGCAAGGTTTTTAAGTAGCACAGATGAAAACTTACAAAATTGGCTAAATGATTATCGGGGAGACAAATTAGAGGCGATATGTGTTTTTTGTAAAAACTGGTTAGAAAATGATGTTTTAGTGGGTTATCGTGATATTGACGTAAAAGAGGTGAATCTTGATTCATGGTTTGAAGATAGAGAAATTCAAGAATTTATCGAAAAATTAGAAAAAAAATCAAATAAAATTAGTATTAATTCAAGACTTTATAATCAAAATAATTCCATAAACGAATCTTATCAAAATTCAGAAGGGATAAAATCTTCGAAGAGAAAAGGATATGAAGATGAAAATAGTTTGCCTTGGCCTGGAGGTATTAAGGTACAAGATGAAACGCAGATTACTCAAGAAAATATCTTTGAGGAAAAAGCTCTCAAAACTAAATCATTAGATTTTTATAGTTACTTAATTGAAAAAATTGCAGAATTTAAGTTTAGTATTGGAGAATTTTTAGAAAACAAAGGAATTTTCAAGTCTCCATACTTTACTTATTTCTATGCTTTTTTGATTTTATTTGGGGTTGGTATAGGCATCGGACTGCTTAGAAATAGTTTAAATAAATCTAATCAAGACAATACAACGATAGTGAAACCATCAAAAATTGCAAATAAAGATAAAGAACTAATTAAAGAAAATATAGTTCAAGAAAATAAAAAAATAGCTTCAAATCAATCAAATCAAACTGAATCTATCAGTTCAGGTAAAGTCGAAAATATGTCCCTGCAGGTCATAGCAATTACCAAAGCTTCACCTTCAATAGAAGAAATAAAATATTTAATAGATACATGGTTATCAAATAAGAGCAATTATATGGCAGGGAAAAAAGAAATTAATCTTTCCAAAATTGTTAAAGATGGCCTGATAAAAAGGACTATTGATGAAAGGCAAAAAGATATACAAAAAGGTTTATATAAAGAAATTAGCTCAAGAATAGATAAGATAGTTTTGAAATCACAAACTTCTTCGAGAATAGTTGCTGAAGCTGAATTGGAATATAAAGAGAAAATTTTAAAAAACTCGGGTGAGTTAGTTAATGAGACTATAATAAATCCCTTAAAAGTTAAATACATATTAGGTTTTTCTAATAAATCATGGAAATTAGCTGATTTCGTAAGTGGCTTGTAA